The Nostoc commune NIES-4072 genome includes a window with the following:
- a CDS encoding HNH endonuclease encodes MDSPQNLPDDFIKLCQSVTAKRPKAVIDHILQYGFISTEELKERYGYNHPPRAARDVREHGIPLETFRVTGSDGRKIAAYKFGNFDKARFSRLSGRTGLSKQIKNELITRYGCKCFIYLEEVDERELQIDHRVPFEVDGEPGLKSDNFMLLCGSANRAKSWSCEHCQNWGSIKDKSICLSCYWAYPESYTHIAMRQVRRIDLIWQGENVEIYERLKQQAISLNKEIPELIKEIIEREIKRNSDKL; translated from the coding sequence ATGGATAGCCCTCAAAATCTACCTGATGATTTTATAAAGCTTTGTCAATCAGTGACTGCTAAAAGACCAAAAGCTGTAATTGACCATATTCTGCAATATGGCTTTATAAGTACAGAAGAGTTAAAGGAAAGATACGGATATAATCATCCTCCGAGAGCAGCACGAGATGTTCGAGAACATGGAATTCCTCTAGAAACCTTTCGCGTAACGGGTAGCGATGGGAGAAAAATAGCAGCTTACAAATTTGGAAATTTTGACAAGGCAAGGTTTTCTAGGTTATCTGGTAGAACAGGCTTATCGAAGCAGATAAAAAACGAGTTAATTACGAGATATGGTTGTAAGTGCTTTATTTATCTAGAAGAGGTTGATGAGCGCGAACTACAGATTGATCATCGTGTTCCCTTTGAAGTTGATGGAGAACCAGGGTTAAAGTCTGATAACTTCATGTTACTTTGTGGCTCTGCTAATCGAGCTAAATCTTGGTCATGCGAGCATTGTCAAAATTGGGGCAGCATAAAGGATAAGTCTATTTGCTTGTCATGTTATTGGGCATATCCAGAAAGCTACACACATATTGCGATGCGACAAGTCAGAAGGATAGACCTCATCTGGCAAGGAGAAAATGTTGAGATTTACGAAAGATTAAAACAGCAAGCTATTAGTTTGAACAAAGAAATCCCTGAATTGATCAAGGAAATCATTGAACGAGAAATTAAACGAAACAGTGACAAGCTTTAG
- a CDS encoding plasmid replication protein, CyRepA1 family, producing the protein MRIIESDSQALHLQEWRGSGVDEEIIALNVRSLYGTTPYEYLLYSPKISRRNDGRLRDRDLKKYQHIEIGGWWCNGVDPLNDYVLMMWGCFKPDHPRRDRQKIHKFIKYEHPFREETRAFFLLVPNRIWVKVSNRSGIPITEEDLQHPGGFWHWVWRHNVPVTIVEGVKKAGALLTAGYAAIAIPGVNAGYRTPTDEYGTSIGKPSLIPDLKHFATQGRQVNICFDQDNKPETVQRVRTAISRMGRLLVNEGCSLRVIDLPLGASKGVDDFIVAKGREAFDALYNTAVALELWEIKLFTLLTYPPSIALNQRFLDHLLVPEGEKLIILKAPKGTGKTQWLSTEVAKAHDLGRRVLIITHRIQLGEALCNRFGVNYVTEVHTSETGTLLGYGVCVDSLHQESQARFNPNDWANDVIIIDECDQVFWHLLNSGTEVAKRRVSVLKNLKQLVQNVLGSEHGKIYLSSADVSDTDVKYVLSLAGEYRVNPFVIVNNYRHIAGNCYNYSGSNPKNLIAALDKAIAKGGHHLLCCSAQKAKSKWGTQALEERFRRKFPHLRILRIDSESVADPSHPAMGCIAHLNEILTEYDLVIASPSLETGVSIDIEGHFDGVWGIFQGVQPVNSVRQMLARVRETVDRHIWVREWGMGVVGNGSTTIGGLLRSQHVATQANIALLSAADNADLSYIDQNFQPESLQTWGKRGSVINVEMRRYRESVLAGLVEDGYTVIDADDASDNESKAVIDSVIAASEQLYTAECEAIADAPTISDAELKKLQDTRAKTKTERHQQRKAELSRRYEIEVTPELVSKDDDGWYPQLRMHYYLTLGREFLTKRDAKRAKSQLELGENSIWKPDFNKGQLLPAVLLLENLNLLQFLTPDVQLRGSDEKMLSFKALAVKHRQVIKNYLNVSISEKHTPIAIAQKLLDKIDLKLDYVGRLGSRDNRECVYQFVAPDDERDLIFMQWLNRDELFSTESVSVNNNIVLSTPVIDTTSQLIPKNTEVVSVTNNIEFPTQVTDTSQSNPLSLNEVESHVNQGWKGLKLKLQQGLDSAGQFYQQLVSTIGSAVGVADSEPYWNGYLGQWLLWVKFADECRSVVCDWLVGV; encoded by the coding sequence ATGCGTATAATCGAATCTGATTCTCAAGCTCTACACTTACAAGAATGGCGGGGCAGTGGGGTTGATGAAGAAATAATTGCCCTGAATGTACGTTCGCTCTACGGCACAACACCCTACGAATATCTCCTCTACAGTCCCAAAATCTCCCGTCGCAACGATGGACGATTACGAGACAGGGACTTGAAGAAATACCAGCACATTGAAATTGGCGGCTGGTGGTGCAATGGCGTTGACCCCCTCAACGACTATGTACTGATGATGTGGGGCTGCTTCAAACCCGACCATCCCAGACGTGACCGCCAAAAGATCCACAAATTCATCAAATACGAACACCCATTCAGAGAAGAGACACGCGCTTTCTTCCTCCTAGTCCCGAATCGCATCTGGGTGAAAGTCTCTAATCGTAGCGGCATCCCCATCACTGAAGAAGATTTGCAGCACCCTGGCGGTTTCTGGCACTGGGTTTGGCGGCATAATGTCCCAGTGACAATTGTCGAAGGTGTCAAAAAAGCGGGGGCATTATTGACAGCCGGCTATGCTGCGATCGCAATTCCTGGGGTTAACGCTGGATACCGCACACCTACTGATGAGTACGGTACTAGCATTGGTAAGCCATCCCTCATCCCCGACTTGAAACATTTCGCAACACAGGGCAGACAGGTTAACATTTGCTTTGACCAGGATAACAAACCAGAGACAGTCCAGCGAGTCAGAACCGCTATAAGTCGTATGGGACGGCTGCTGGTAAATGAGGGTTGTTCCTTGCGAGTTATTGATTTACCGTTAGGGGCTTCTAAAGGGGTTGATGATTTTATCGTTGCCAAAGGTCGAGAAGCTTTTGATGCACTTTACAACACTGCCGTTGCACTGGAGTTGTGGGAGATTAAGCTGTTTACTCTGCTGACTTATCCCCCTTCAATCGCTCTCAACCAAAGATTCTTGGATCACTTGCTTGTACCAGAGGGTGAAAAACTGATTATTCTCAAGGCTCCCAAAGGTACTGGTAAAACCCAATGGCTGTCTACTGAGGTGGCGAAGGCGCATGATCTGGGACGCAGGGTATTAATTATCACCCATCGTATCCAGCTAGGTGAGGCATTGTGTAATCGGTTTGGTGTTAACTATGTTACTGAAGTCCACACTTCGGAGACAGGCACATTACTAGGATACGGAGTGTGTGTTGATTCACTGCATCAAGAAAGTCAGGCGCGATTCAACCCCAATGACTGGGCGAATGATGTGATTATTATTGATGAATGTGACCAAGTTTTCTGGCATTTACTTAACTCTGGTACGGAGGTTGCTAAACGTCGGGTATCGGTTCTAAAAAACCTGAAACAACTGGTACAAAATGTTCTCGGTAGCGAACACGGCAAGATTTACCTATCTTCTGCCGATGTGTCAGATACTGATGTGAAGTATGTTTTATCACTCGCTGGAGAATATCGTGTTAACCCATTCGTCATCGTCAATAATTATCGGCACATAGCTGGCAATTGTTACAACTATTCTGGCAGTAACCCGAAGAATCTCATCGCTGCATTGGACAAAGCCATTGCCAAAGGTGGGCATCATTTACTATGCTGTTCTGCTCAAAAGGCTAAGTCCAAATGGGGAACCCAGGCACTTGAGGAACGTTTTCGTCGCAAATTCCCACATCTGCGAATCCTCAGAATTGACAGTGAATCTGTTGCTGACCCATCACATCCAGCTATGGGGTGTATCGCTCATCTAAATGAAATTCTCACCGAATACGATTTGGTTATCGCCTCCCCAAGTTTAGAAACTGGGGTATCCATCGACATTGAAGGACATTTTGATGGTGTTTGGGGGATTTTTCAGGGAGTGCAGCCGGTTAACTCCGTGCGGCAGATGTTGGCAAGGGTTAGGGAAACTGTTGACCGTCACATTTGGGTTAGAGAATGGGGTATGGGCGTTGTGGGCAATGGCTCCACTACCATTGGAGGATTGCTCAGAAGTCAACACGTCGCAACACAAGCGAACATTGCGCTGTTGTCGGCGGCGGATAATGCGGATTTGAGCTATATTGACCAGAATTTTCAGCCCGAATCTTTGCAAACCTGGGGGAAACGTGGCTCTGTAATCAATGTAGAGATGCGGCGCTATCGAGAATCTGTGCTTGCGGGGTTAGTTGAGGATGGGTACACCGTTATTGATGCTGACGATGCATCGGATAATGAGAGCAAAGCAGTAATCGACTCGGTTATTGCCGCAAGTGAACAATTGTATACTGCTGAGTGTGAAGCGATTGCTGATGCTCCAACCATCTCTGATGCCGAACTCAAGAAGTTGCAAGACACAAGGGCGAAAACGAAAACCGAAAGACATCAGCAGCGTAAGGCGGAATTGTCTCGCCGCTACGAAATTGAAGTTACGCCTGAGCTTGTCTCAAAAGATGATGACGGCTGGTATCCCCAACTGCGGATGCACTATTATTTGACGCTGGGACGAGAGTTTCTAACAAAGCGTGATGCAAAAAGAGCGAAATCACAATTAGAATTGGGGGAAAATTCGATTTGGAAGCCAGATTTTAACAAGGGGCAGTTACTCCCAGCAGTCTTACTGTTAGAAAATCTGAATCTGTTGCAGTTTCTTACACCAGACGTTCAGTTACGTGGCAGCGACGAGAAGATGCTCTCGTTTAAAGCACTGGCCGTAAAGCATCGGCAGGTTATCAAAAATTACCTGAATGTTTCGATTTCTGAAAAACACACACCGATAGCGATCGCACAGAAACTACTTGACAAAATTGATTTGAAGCTCGATTACGTCGGTCGCCTTGGTTCACGAGACAACCGGGAGTGTGTTTACCAGTTTGTTGCCCCTGATGACGAGCGTGATCTTATCTTCATGCAGTGGTTAAATCGAGATGAATTGTTTTCAACGGAATCGGTGTCAGTCAACAACAATATAGTTTTATCGACACCTGTCATTGACACCACCTCACAGTTAATACCCAAAAATACTGAAGTCGTGTCAGTCACCAATAATATAGAGTTCCCAACACAAGTAACTGACACATCCCAATCAAACCCCCTTTCATTAAATGAGGTTGAAAGTCATGTAAACCAAGGATGGAAGGGGCTAAAGCTGAAATTGCAGCAAGGTTTGGACAGCGCTGGTCAGTTCTACCAACAGCTAGTCTCCACAATCGGGTCGGCTGTTGGGGTGGCTGATAGTGAGCCTTACTGGAATGGCTATCTGGGGCAGTGGCTCCTTTGGGTTAAGTTTGCAGACGAGTGTAGGTCTGTGGTCTGTGATTGGTTGGTGGGGGTGTAA
- a CDS encoding alpha-ketoglutarate-dependent dioxygenase AlkB family protein codes for MQQLNLFAESTPVLPVSYYPDFLSQELANSLYQHCLKLEWQQNQISMAGKTMPVPRLECLYGDKGCDYLYSNSVFLKPLCWTEALQGMRDSITALTGYKFRIVIGNQYRSGQDSIGWHSDNEPSMGYQPAIASVSLGSCRKFQIKPRNGKPTDFWLEHGSLLVMHPGCQSTHLHQVPKTNKVVGTRINLTFRPHTGGGR; via the coding sequence ATGCAACAACTCAATTTATTTGCTGAATCAACCCCAGTGTTACCAGTCAGTTATTACCCCGATTTCTTAAGTCAGGAACTTGCCAACTCGCTCTATCAACACTGTTTAAAACTGGAGTGGCAGCAGAATCAAATAAGTATGGCAGGTAAAACAATGCCCGTCCCTCGCCTGGAATGCCTGTACGGTGACAAAGGCTGTGACTATCTTTACTCCAATAGCGTGTTTTTGAAACCACTATGTTGGACAGAGGCTCTGCAAGGAATGCGCGACTCAATCACTGCGCTAACTGGTTATAAGTTCCGCATCGTCATCGGCAATCAGTACCGCAGTGGACAAGACTCAATCGGCTGGCATTCCGACAATGAACCATCGATGGGATATCAGCCAGCGATTGCATCAGTCAGCCTGGGGTCATGTCGCAAGTTTCAAATCAAACCGAGGAATGGCAAACCTACTGACTTCTGGCTGGAACACGGCAGTTTACTTGTGATGCACCCTGGCTGTCAGTCTACTCATCTGCATCAAGTTCCAAAGACCAACAAAGTAGTCGGCACTCGGATTAATCTGACTTTCCGGCCACATACCGGGGGTGGGAGATGA
- a CDS encoding BRO family protein: MDAIIKRENQPSPFDQIKQVDTDGNEYWLARELMPILGYQQWRQFEDAISRAIAACSNIEQESEKHFLRLTAKSTGGRPRDDFKLSRYGCYLTAMNGDPRKPEIAAAQSYFVVKTREAETQTQLKAMTQIQLLAALAQQLAEQEQHLLQQQQQQTEILHRLKAIEVEQDRVNTPCGHKYSVVGFANLQGLEISVKEAGTKGRKASALCRKQGIEIERIHDPRFGKVGLYPESVLIEVFSTGQN; this comes from the coding sequence ATGGATGCAATTATAAAGCGTGAAAATCAGCCCAGCCCATTTGACCAAATCAAGCAGGTTGATACAGATGGCAATGAATATTGGTTAGCTCGTGAATTGATGCCCATATTGGGATATCAGCAATGGCGACAATTTGAGGATGCCATCTCTAGAGCGATCGCAGCTTGTTCAAACATAGAGCAAGAGAGCGAAAAACACTTTTTGCGTCTGACCGCAAAAAGTACCGGAGGTAGACCTAGAGACGATTTCAAACTCAGTCGCTATGGTTGCTATTTAACTGCGATGAATGGTGATCCACGAAAACCAGAGATAGCAGCAGCGCAAAGTTATTTTGTTGTGAAAACGCGAGAGGCTGAAACCCAAACCCAGTTAAAAGCTATGACACAAATACAGTTACTTGCTGCTTTAGCACAACAACTAGCAGAGCAAGAACAGCATTTACTCCAACAACAACAGCAACAAACTGAAATTTTGCACCGACTAAAAGCGATTGAAGTTGAGCAAGACAGAGTAAACACTCCATGCGGCCATAAATATAGTGTTGTTGGTTTCGCTAATCTTCAAGGTTTAGAAATATCTGTAAAAGAAGCGGGTACTAAAGGTAGAAAGGCAAGTGCATTGTGCCGAAAACAAGGAATAGAAATAGAACGCATTCATGACCCACGTTTTGGAAAAGTTGGTTTGTATCCAGAAAGCGTGTTGATTGAGGTTTTCTCTACTGGTCAAAATTAA
- a CDS encoding DUF1392 domain-containing protein, with product MIELINILETSWYLSPPWRQTIPPVEVNLLERVYLRTTRTFGYCCGIQWKHECWIYSIDCRNEILHATQNQIIGTGELEALNLQKPAFVLGERVILCSHDKGTKQRLILGIALVNNSWFYLVELVSPTLTQSPIVWNRFSLVGEKSLVRVKV from the coding sequence ATGATTGAGTTAATTAATATCCTTGAAACAAGTTGGTATCTTTCTCCTCCTTGGAGACAAACAATTCCACCTGTTGAGGTCAATTTACTAGAGAGAGTATACCTGAGAACCACAAGAACATTTGGTTACTGCTGCGGTATTCAGTGGAAACATGAATGTTGGATTTATTCAATTGATTGCCGTAATGAAATCCTTCACGCCACACAAAACCAAATCATCGGGACTGGAGAATTAGAAGCCCTCAACTTGCAAAAACCTGCTTTCGTTTTGGGCGAAAGAGTAATCCTCTGTTCTCACGATAAAGGAACAAAACAACGGCTGATTTTGGGGATTGCACTGGTAAATAATTCCTGGTTCTACCTTGTTGAATTGGTGTCGCCAACGTTAACCCAATCGCCGATTGTATGGAATCGCTTCTCACTAGTTGGTGAGAAAAGTTTGGTGCGGGTAAAGGTCTAA
- a CDS encoding DNA cytosine methyltransferase, with amino-acid sequence MIQQIIRLETQKVLDLCSGIGGFTLGNLISGGFETVAFCEINSYCQQVLNLRFPQIPIIPDIHDITVKSLAGIGVREVDGIIAGLPCPPFSLAGKQKASLDERNLFGEFFRVLRCVRPDWAIVENVPGLLTAEGSEFFRAVLWQFAEMGFDVQWGVFSAASVGAVHKRERVWIIAHSQSPRRGTSWSQYTQSGTNIASVGGGDDGDSQKHRLTNSVYPLGSRRVEYTAFALGRAAGIAESASNRGDDRRTTGLDKCLLTHPGLDSWLTSATVPSFNRLSRNEIAALPADSQKEYCQLYAEYQSLRRQHAEQIKALGNAIVPQCAALIFERLKTILSQQEKNP; translated from the coding sequence ATGATACAGCAAATCATTCGCCTGGAAACCCAAAAAGTCCTTGACCTTTGTTCTGGTATTGGCGGCTTCACCCTCGGTAATTTGATTAGTGGCGGTTTTGAAACCGTGGCTTTTTGCGAGATTAACTCTTACTGCCAACAAGTTCTAAATCTACGCTTCCCACAAATTCCAATTATCCCAGACATCCATGATATTACAGTTAAGTCTTTGGCAGGAATCGGAGTTAGAGAAGTTGACGGCATCATCGCCGGACTCCCCTGCCCTCCATTTAGCCTTGCGGGGAAACAAAAAGCATCACTTGATGAACGCAACTTGTTTGGAGAGTTCTTTAGAGTCCTTCGCTGTGTTCGACCAGACTGGGCGATTGTGGAAAACGTACCCGGATTGCTTACTGCTGAGGGAAGTGAATTTTTCCGTGCCGTACTGTGGCAGTTTGCCGAGATGGGGTTCGATGTCCAGTGGGGAGTGTTTTCAGCAGCATCGGTGGGAGCTGTCCACAAGCGAGAAAGAGTTTGGATTATTGCCCACTCCCAAAGCCCAAGACGGGGAACATCCTGGAGTCAGTACACACAAAGCGGGACAAACATTGCATCTGTCGGCGGCGGTGATGATGGCGACTCCCAGAAACACAGACTTACCAACTCAGTTTACCCTCTTGGCAGTCGAAGGGTTGAATACACAGCGTTCGCCCTTGGGCGTGCCGCAGGTATCGCTGAATCCGCATCTAATAGAGGCGATGATCGGCGTACCACAGGGCTGGACAAATGTCTCCTTACCCACCCAGGACTTGATTCTTGGCTCACCTCTGCCACAGTCCCCAGTTTCAATCGGCTCAGTCGTAATGAAATTGCAGCGCTTCCGGCAGATAGCCAAAAAGAATATTGCCAACTCTATGCAGAATACCAAAGCCTCAGAAGACAACACGCAGAGCAAATCAAAGCTTTAGGAAATGCGATTGTGCCTCAATGCGCTGCATTAATTTTTGAACGACTTAAAACAATTTTATCCCAACAAGAGAAAAACCCATGA